A single genomic interval of Lacrimispora sphenoides JCM 1415 harbors:
- a CDS encoding EFR1 family ferrodoxin (N-terminal region resembles flavodoxins. C-terminal ferrodoxin region binds two 4Fe-4S clusters.) codes for MCRVNHSGFQPVLYHTNTSIEHKYKIKHLSCGKCAELCPLNNIILTDGKPVWGNHCTHCMACLHRCPTEAIEYKKKTQGKAECICKI; via the coding sequence ATTTGCCGAGTTAATCATTCCGGATTTCAGCCAGTGCTGTATCATACCAATACTTCCATTGAGCATAAATATAAAATAAAACACCTTAGTTGTGGTAAATGTGCTGAACTATGTCCGCTGAATAACATTATCTTAACAGACGGTAAGCCCGTATGGGGAAATCACTGTACCCATTGCATGGCTTGTCTACATAGATGTCCCACAGAAGCGATTGAATACAAAAAGAAGACGCAAGGCAAAGCTGAGTGTATCTGCAAAATATGA
- a CDS encoding nitroreductase family protein gives MLKPIETRRSIRKYLDKKVENEKLLKLLESARLAPSGSNTQPWTFIIIESEDTKEKLSIADHNQTWMMTAPIFIVCVADIRCRISMETKVRLNEESSEPELKQIIRDTAIAIEHILLEAEHQGLATCWTAWFEQDVVRPILNIPDDKYVCGIITIGYGAEVPKQRPRKSMDEIVRYEKW, from the coding sequence ATGCTAAAACCAATAGAAACCAGAAGAAGCATCCGTAAATATTTAGATAAAAAGGTTGAAAACGAGAAGCTTCTTAAGCTATTAGAAAGTGCCAGACTCGCTCCTTCTGGAAGTAATACGCAGCCTTGGACGTTTATTATCATTGAATCAGAAGATACGAAAGAAAAACTTTCAATTGCCGATCATAATCAAACATGGATGATGACAGCTCCGATATTTATCGTGTGTGTAGCAGATATTCGCTGCCGTATTTCCATGGAGACCAAAGTTAGATTGAATGAGGAAAGCTCTGAACCGGAGCTTAAACAAATTATCCGGGATACAGCAATTGCGATAGAACATATATTGCTTGAAGCAGAACATCAGGGACTAGCGACCTGTTGGACGGCCTGGTTTGAGCAAGATGTGGTCAGACCTATTCTGAACATTCCGGATGATAAGTATGTGTGCGGAATTATTACGATTGGATATGGGGCCGAGGTACCAAAACAACGGCCTAGAAAATCGATGGATGAAATTGTGAGATACGAAAAATGGTGA
- a CDS encoding helix-turn-helix transcriptional regulator: protein MISILNCGYESRHQKPFHMLRPEGSSDYTLLVVKSEAFFEYNHTYRNLPANTVILYDKYAYVHYGCRTPDYNDDWIHFDLDEKDLPFFMDLKIPFQTPVPLSDAGQLSEFSRLIVMEKHSSHPYRVQILDSLMRTLLYTLASQIHEKPDKASSHKYYGIMNSLRVSILNAPHSKWTIDTMSQSVHMSPSYFQHLYKELFGSSCMQDVISARLKNACFYLRTTEMSIQSLAGFCGYESEFHFMRQFKKYKNMTPSQYRSHYRNVSP, encoded by the coding sequence ATGATTTCTATTCTGAATTGCGGTTATGAATCCAGACATCAAAAACCATTTCACATGCTTCGCCCGGAAGGCTCTTCCGACTATACCCTTCTTGTGGTCAAATCCGAAGCCTTTTTTGAATACAACCATACTTACAGGAATCTCCCCGCCAATACGGTGATTCTTTATGACAAATATGCTTATGTCCATTATGGCTGCCGCACACCGGATTATAACGATGACTGGATCCACTTTGATCTGGATGAAAAAGATCTTCCTTTTTTTATGGATTTAAAAATCCCCTTCCAGACGCCGGTACCTTTATCTGATGCAGGGCAGCTTTCCGAATTCAGCAGGCTGATCGTAATGGAAAAGCATTCCTCTCACCCTTACCGGGTGCAGATTCTGGATTCCCTTATGAGGACTCTCCTTTACACCCTCGCTTCCCAGATCCATGAAAAACCGGATAAAGCATCTTCTCATAAATATTATGGGATCATGAACAGCCTTCGGGTATCGATTTTAAATGCCCCTCACAGCAAATGGACCATAGATACCATGTCCCAGTCGGTCCACATGAGCCCCTCTTACTTTCAGCATCTTTATAAGGAGCTTTTCGGATCCTCCTGCATGCAGGATGTGATATCCGCCCGTTTGAAAAACGCCTGTTTCTATCTGCGAACCACGGAAATGTCCATCCAGTCCCTGGCAGGCTTTTGCGGATACGAAAGTGAATTTCACTTTATGCGGCAGTTCAAGAAATATAAAAACATGACTCCCAGTCAGTACCGCTCCCATTACAGGAATGTATCACCATAG
- a CDS encoding glycoside hydrolase family 88 protein, producing the protein MCKEQESSWLDQAVLKVMEKMEWVSEKSKNKIPYTTVNGVHDDRSKGSEFAGDNGINWWCNGFWGGMMWQMYHKTGKERYMEIARISEEKLDQCFEDYYGLHHDVGFMYLPTAVADYRLTGNPESRKRGLHAASLLAGRFNPIGRFIRAWNDKPGNSDDTRGWAIIDCLFNIPLLYWASEETKDPRFKQIAMLHADTVMEHFVRGDGSVRHIVEFDPFTGERVRDYGGQGYETGSSWTRGQAWGLYGFLMSFSHTGKQEYLDTAKKIAHYFMAAIPEDGIIPVDFRQPKEPAWCDDTAAAIAACGLIEIGRRAGELEQDMYCKAAEKLLRALYENHCDFTEENDSILQKGTGSYHSQEHEFPIIYGDYFFMEALFKLKGQDFFLW; encoded by the coding sequence ATGTGTAAAGAACAGGAAAGTTCATGGCTCGACCAGGCTGTTTTAAAGGTCATGGAAAAGATGGAGTGGGTCAGTGAAAAATCAAAAAACAAAATTCCCTATACCACGGTAAATGGCGTTCATGACGATCGGAGCAAAGGCAGTGAATTCGCAGGAGATAATGGGATCAACTGGTGGTGTAATGGTTTTTGGGGCGGCATGATGTGGCAGATGTATCATAAGACCGGTAAGGAACGGTATATGGAGATCGCCCGGATTTCAGAGGAAAAGCTGGATCAGTGCTTTGAGGATTATTATGGCCTTCATCACGATGTTGGATTTATGTACCTTCCGACGGCTGTGGCAGATTACCGTCTCACCGGGAATCCGGAATCCAGAAAAAGAGGGCTTCACGCCGCAAGTCTGTTAGCAGGGCGGTTTAATCCCATCGGCCGTTTTATACGGGCCTGGAATGATAAACCGGGAAACAGTGATGATACAAGAGGCTGGGCGATCATTGACTGTCTCTTTAATATTCCTCTGCTTTACTGGGCGAGTGAGGAAACAAAAGACCCCAGGTTCAAACAGATTGCCATGCTCCATGCAGACACGGTGATGGAGCATTTTGTAAGAGGGGATGGCTCAGTACGCCATATTGTGGAGTTTGATCCTTTTACAGGTGAACGGGTAAGGGATTACGGAGGACAGGGCTATGAGACAGGTTCTTCCTGGACAAGAGGCCAGGCATGGGGGCTTTATGGATTTCTTATGAGCTTTTCCCATACCGGAAAACAGGAATACCTTGATACTGCAAAAAAGATCGCCCATTATTTTATGGCAGCCATTCCGGAAGACGGCATCATACCGGTGGACTTTCGCCAGCCAAAGGAGCCTGCATGGTGTGATGATACGGCGGCAGCCATTGCAGCCTGCGGGTTGATCGAGATAGGCAGACGGGCAGGGGAACTGGAGCAGGATATGTATTGCAAGGCAGCGGAAAAGCTGTTAAGGGCTTTGTATGAGAATCACTGTGATTTTACGGAAGAAAATGATTCCATTCTCCAAAAGGGAACCGGCTCCTATCATAGCCAGGAACATGAATTTCCTATTATTTACGGGGACTATTTCTTTATGGAGGCTTTGTTTAAGCTGAAAGGCCAGGATTTTTTTCTATGGTGA
- the mmsA gene encoding multiple monosaccharide ABC transporter ATP-binding protein yields MSEHILEMNHITKEFYGVKALDDVNIKVKRGEIHALCGENGAGKSTLMNVLSGVYPYGTYSGDIVYNGNVNQFHSIKQSEAKGIVIIHQELALSPYLSVAENVFLGNEQTTVKGVVDWTKTNKRAQEMLEKVGLENENLSVPVSSLGVGKQQLIEIARAMAKQVELLILDEPTAALNDEESRRLLDIMLDLKKHGITCIIISHKLNEISYVADSITVIRDGKTIETLEKGRDEISEDRIIKGMVGRELTNRFPERNCDIGDNIFEVENWNVYHPDDPDRKMIRDISFHVKSGEVVGFAGLMGAGRTELAMSLFGRSYGQKITGAIKINGKQVLIRNVRDAINNKLAYVSEDRKNYGLILIDSVRGNMTLAALRNFFSKRGIVNGNAENLSSEEYRKKINVKANSINQTVSSLSGGNQQKVVLAKWMMTQPDVLILDEPTRGIDIGAKYEIYCVINDLAKAGKAIIVISSELQEIIGICDRIYVINEGHITGELSRDEVSQEKIMKCIMADNGKDE; encoded by the coding sequence ATGTCTGAACATATCTTGGAGATGAACCATATCACCAAAGAGTTCTATGGGGTGAAAGCTTTGGATGACGTGAATATCAAGGTGAAGCGGGGGGAGATACATGCACTCTGCGGAGAAAACGGAGCGGGGAAATCCACTTTGATGAATGTGCTGTCCGGCGTTTATCCTTATGGGACCTACAGCGGCGATATTGTATACAATGGAAATGTAAATCAGTTTCACAGCATTAAGCAAAGCGAGGCTAAGGGAATCGTAATCATCCACCAGGAGCTTGCCTTAAGCCCCTATTTGTCCGTGGCGGAAAACGTATTTCTGGGAAATGAACAGACGACTGTTAAAGGGGTGGTGGACTGGACAAAAACGAATAAACGGGCTCAGGAAATGCTTGAGAAAGTAGGGCTTGAAAACGAAAATTTAAGTGTACCCGTCAGCAGCCTGGGCGTAGGCAAGCAGCAGCTCATTGAAATTGCCCGTGCTATGGCAAAGCAGGTGGAACTCTTGATTTTAGATGAGCCCACCGCGGCCCTCAATGACGAGGAGAGCAGACGGCTTCTGGACATCATGCTGGATTTGAAGAAGCACGGCATTACCTGCATCATAATTTCCCATAAGCTCAATGAAATCAGCTATGTGGCGGATTCCATTACCGTGATCCGGGATGGAAAGACCATAGAAACCCTGGAAAAGGGAAGGGATGAGATCAGTGAGGACCGTATCATCAAGGGCATGGTGGGGCGGGAACTGACGAACCGTTTTCCGGAAAGAAACTGTGATATCGGAGACAATATTTTTGAGGTTGAAAACTGGAATGTCTATCATCCCGATGATCCGGACCGGAAGATGATCAGGGATATATCCTTTCATGTGAAATCAGGGGAGGTGGTAGGATTTGCGGGACTGATGGGAGCGGGAAGAACAGAGCTTGCCATGAGCCTTTTCGGAAGATCCTACGGTCAGAAAATCACCGGAGCCATTAAGATAAACGGTAAGCAGGTTCTCATCCGGAATGTAAGGGATGCCATCAATAACAAATTGGCCTACGTTTCCGAGGACCGGAAGAATTACGGGCTTATCTTAATTGATAGTGTACGCGGAAATATGACCCTGGCAGCGCTTCGCAACTTCTTTTCCAAAAGAGGCATTGTAAACGGCAATGCCGAAAACCTTTCATCGGAGGAGTATAGAAAGAAAATCAACGTAAAAGCCAATTCCATTAACCAGACGGTCAGTTCCCTTTCCGGCGGTAACCAGCAGAAGGTGGTGCTGGCAAAATGGATGATGACCCAGCCGGATGTGCTGATTCTTGATGAACCGACCCGGGGCATCGACATTGGGGCAAAATACGAGATATACTGCGTAATCAACGATCTGGCTAAGGCGGGTAAGGCAATTATTGTGATCTCCTCGGAGCTTCAGGAAATCATTGGCATCTGTGACCGCATTTACGTTATTAATGAGGGGCATATAACCGGTGAATTATCCCGCGACGAAGTTTCCCAGGAAAAGATTATGAAATGTATTATGGCAGATAACGGAAAGGATGAATAG
- the mmsB gene encoding multiple monosaccharide ABC transporter permease, with the protein MDKKKTVNINMKEYGMVLALIAVFLIFAVMTGGKNMSPANINNLIMQNSYIVILAVGMLLCVLTGNIDLGVGSIVAVCGAAVGIMIVDYKASMWVAILAALAIGTLSGMFVGFFVSKLSIPPFIVTLATMLMGRGLTYTLLKAQTKGPLPTNYTYIGAGFLPTVKIPFGTGTLDMVSIGVALAAFALIIFSEIKSIRTKKKYGFPVNPLWQSVLKVGVILVIVWFFFYKLSRYNGIPFVLVIMGVLVALYHFITSRTVAGRQIYALGGNAKAAKLSGINTGKVFFWVYTNMGILCAIAGIVLSARNASATPKAGDQFEMDAIASCYIGGAATTGGVGTIIGAVVGAFIMGILNNGMSLYGWSTDIQKIVKGAVLLGAVTIDLLSKRKK; encoded by the coding sequence ATGGACAAGAAAAAGACGGTTAATATTAATATGAAAGAATACGGCATGGTACTTGCCCTCATCGCGGTATTTCTCATTTTTGCGGTAATGACAGGCGGAAAAAACATGTCCCCTGCAAACATTAATAACCTGATTATGCAAAACAGCTATATCGTCATCCTTGCGGTCGGCATGCTGCTGTGTGTATTGACTGGGAATATTGACTTAGGCGTAGGTTCTATTGTTGCGGTCTGCGGTGCGGCTGTGGGTATTATGATCGTGGACTATAAGGCCAGCATGTGGGTGGCGATTCTGGCAGCCCTGGCAATCGGTACATTATCCGGTATGTTTGTAGGATTTTTTGTATCAAAGCTTTCCATTCCTCCCTTTATTGTGACGCTGGCAACCATGTTAATGGGCCGGGGACTTACTTATACTCTTTTAAAGGCCCAGACAAAGGGACCGCTTCCAACAAACTATACATACATTGGTGCAGGCTTTCTGCCTACCGTTAAAATTCCGTTTGGCACAGGGACTTTGGATATGGTATCCATTGGAGTTGCCCTTGCCGCTTTTGCCCTCATTATTTTCTCCGAAATAAAGAGCATACGGACAAAGAAGAAATATGGTTTTCCGGTCAATCCCCTGTGGCAGTCCGTGTTAAAGGTGGGCGTGATTCTGGTAATTGTCTGGTTTTTCTTCTATAAGTTGTCCCGTTATAACGGCATTCCGTTTGTTCTGGTTATCATGGGCGTGTTGGTTGCCCTCTATCATTTCATTACAAGCAGAACTGTGGCAGGGCGGCAGATTTACGCTTTGGGCGGCAATGCAAAAGCTGCGAAGCTTTCCGGCATCAATACGGGAAAGGTTTTTTTCTGGGTATATACCAATATGGGAATCCTGTGCGCCATCGCCGGAATCGTTCTCTCCGCCAGAAACGCTTCCGCAACTCCGAAAGCGGGAGATCAGTTTGAGATGGATGCCATCGCCTCCTGCTATATTGGAGGAGCTGCGACCACCGGTGGTGTGGGCACGATTATCGGAGCCGTTGTCGGCGCATTTATCATGGGTATTTTGAATAATGGTATGTCCCTTTACGGCTGGTCCACCGATATCCAGAAAATCGTAAAAGGTGCTGTACTTTTGGGGGCAGTTACGATAGACTTATTATCAAAGAGAAAAAAATAG
- a CDS encoding TetR/AcrR family transcriptional regulator, translating to MKKEEKTERTKQKILAAAMEEFGTNGYAGASLNNICSVGIPKGLLYHNFKNKDSIYLACVGQCFSTLTEYLRAADIGSDLQKYMDARLRFFHEHEKETRLFFETIFQPPEALCDQLTDLRQEFDQLNAELYQKILDSLKLRQGVTREEAMSYFVIMQNMFNGYFSSPACRNMSFSDRMTAHETNLTILLDFMLYGIVERGNEK from the coding sequence ATGAAAAAAGAAGAGAAAACAGAACGAACCAAGCAGAAAATATTAGCGGCGGCGATGGAAGAATTTGGTACGAACGGTTATGCAGGAGCATCGCTGAACAATATTTGCAGCGTTGGGATTCCCAAAGGTTTGCTTTATCACAATTTTAAGAATAAAGATTCCATCTATCTTGCCTGCGTTGGGCAGTGTTTTTCCACTTTAACGGAATATCTAAGAGCTGCCGACATCGGAAGTGACTTGCAGAAATATATGGACGCCCGCCTGCGGTTCTTTCATGAGCATGAGAAGGAAACTCGTCTATTTTTTGAAACAATTTTTCAGCCGCCGGAGGCATTGTGTGATCAGCTTACGGATTTGCGGCAGGAGTTTGACCAGCTAAATGCTGAATTGTATCAAAAAATTTTGGATTCTCTTAAGTTGCGGCAGGGCGTTACCCGTGAGGAAGCCATGTCCTATTTTGTCATCATGCAAAATATGTTTAACGGCTATTTCAGCAGCCCAGCCTGCCGTAATATGTCTTTTTCAGACCGCATGACTGCACATGAAACCAATCTTACGATACTGCTTGATTTTATGCTTTATGGCATTGTAGAAAGAGGTAATGAAAAATGA
- a CDS encoding cation:proton antiporter, which yields MILLLLRWLAAIVLAFFIGKLVSKLKLPSILGWLIAGMILGPHALKLIPQDLMDGVKYQAIVHVLECAVGLMIGTELVWSRMKEYGKALIITTLTQSFGTFFLVSAVFTIIFAVSGIPIYLAFIFGGIALATAPAPALSIVREFQTDGPVTKTLIPMAALDDMVGVIVFFTTIAIVARKVTGGNMPIYMIPVMIFLPLLIGTVTGLPAGLLLKKERSKPLTLFILIGLILVTAFIGFVCNTYLMRSPLLNFMLMGMAFSAAFSNLVTEERLEQIVREFNPFLSGSMVIVILNLGAPLDYHAILGAGLFTFIYILSRALGKYYGARLGAKATSLPDTVQKYLGFTLLPHSGVSLVFTGIAVSVLSAPAPECARIIQGTIAAAAVINEVIAVITAKKGFEWAGEFHGPGDLV from the coding sequence ATGATACTGCTCTTACTCCGGTGGCTTGCCGCCATTGTTCTTGCCTTTTTTATAGGCAAACTGGTTTCCAAATTAAAGCTCCCATCTATTCTCGGCTGGCTTATCGCCGGAATGATTTTAGGTCCCCATGCACTGAAGCTGATACCGCAAGACCTTATGGACGGCGTTAAGTATCAGGCAATCGTTCATGTATTGGAGTGCGCCGTCGGCCTGATGATAGGCACAGAACTTGTCTGGAGCCGTATGAAAGAATACGGCAAAGCCTTGATCATCACCACGTTGACCCAGTCCTTCGGTACGTTCTTCTTGGTGTCTGCCGTTTTCACAATCATCTTTGCTGTCAGCGGCATTCCGATTTATCTGGCATTTATTTTTGGCGGCATCGCGCTGGCCACGGCACCTGCACCTGCACTCTCCATCGTGCGGGAATTTCAGACCGATGGCCCTGTCACCAAAACGCTGATTCCCATGGCAGCACTGGACGACATGGTGGGAGTGATCGTATTTTTTACCACAATCGCCATTGTTGCAAGAAAAGTTACTGGCGGCAATATGCCCATTTACATGATTCCGGTAATGATTTTCCTGCCGCTGTTGATTGGCACTGTCACCGGGCTGCCCGCAGGATTGCTGTTAAAAAAGGAACGCTCCAAACCGCTGACTCTCTTTATCCTTATTGGGCTGATCCTGGTGACTGCGTTCATTGGCTTTGTCTGTAATACCTATCTGATGAGATCACCGCTGCTCAATTTTATGCTGATGGGTATGGCATTTTCGGCAGCCTTTTCCAACCTGGTAACCGAAGAACGCCTGGAGCAAATTGTCCGTGAATTCAATCCGTTTCTCAGTGGTTCCATGGTTATTGTGATTTTGAATCTCGGTGCACCGCTGGATTATCATGCGATTCTGGGCGCAGGACTGTTTACTTTTATCTACATTCTCTCCCGCGCGCTTGGTAAGTATTACGGGGCACGGCTTGGTGCGAAAGCAACCAGCCTTCCTGATACCGTGCAGAAATACCTTGGTTTTACGCTTTTACCTCATTCCGGCGTTTCGCTGGTATTTACAGGAATTGCAGTTTCCGTTTTATCGGCTCCCGCGCCGGAGTGCGCTAGAATCATTCAAGGCACGATTGCGGCCGCAGCGGTAATCAATGAGGTTATCGCCGTCATTACAGCGAAGAAGGGCTTTGAATGGGCGGGCGAATTTCACGGCCCAGGCGATTTGGTGTAG